One Asterias rubens chromosome 1, eAstRub1.3, whole genome shotgun sequence genomic region harbors:
- the LOC117295147 gene encoding titin homolog, with the protein MDPEPDEAADLGAGGDNMFSLSTTSSSYPAASSKPSQDDNDIVIDEEDSFEKVNINNSNTASDVTGGFILDDQAEESNLVDMEMADKEPTSDPYEEKPVEDLSHIAAENLEDSSEVPSLNDLGEDEMVMAGYTDVGGTEDAEKDGVEEMDGFEYTEVGEAEEAETGGAEYAEIGGDEYTETGVAEYTEMEEDEDIETFKPESTELGEAEDAEMGVANDAQLEDAKDVEELGETSQDGAKDESFLEGYEEEQNVTEGKDANAESKNEAEQDPTVEQDEAKEPSAQEDPTDDSPQNLKKLQRVSLYKKGLKLREEDDKVDEALQSFLAAITGLTESEAFTDLPLCLHEISNIYFEKNEYEKAVHFIQAEKMYYETALIDIVNLQKELEIKREEKGDEGSEDVERLKTEGPDSPEVIKAKEYEDLAKLCLKESKPQLALEYCGKATKAYRELYGDDHPITVGSLDLFTMIYADVGKKLYTDAMEKFGVEEKDLKAKAADKSEVEGSAEVLAAGEETTNELRQRHKPETQQPASASSAEAVNPTEQSAETEFEPAPPPQEQDDWVTTCLLMLLFFLITVLVILVMSYFYCKDNERSSLCHDLKGDLSYWYMKIKHYYLGSGRR; encoded by the exons ATGGATCCTGAACCCGATGAAGCTGCAGACCTTGGAGCCGGAGGTGATAACATGTTCAGTCTTTCAACAACGTCATCATCATACCCTGCTGCGTCTTCAAAACCCTCCCAAGATGACAATGACATTGTGATTGACGAAGAAGACTCATTTGAAAAGGTCAACATCAACAACTCAAACACAGCTTCAGATGTTACTGGTGGATTTATCTTGGATGACCAGGCTGAAGAAAGTAATCTAGTAGACATGGAAATGGCAGATAAAGAACCAACAAGCGACCCCTATGAAGAGAAACCTGTGGAAGATTTAAGTCACATCGCGGCAGAGAATCTTGAAGATTCATCTGAGGTGCCTTCCCTGAATGATTTAGGGGAGGATGAGATGGTCATGGCTGGGTATACAGATGTAGGAGGGACTGAGGATGCTGAAAAGGACGGTGTTGAAGAAATGGATGGGTTTGAATACACGGAAGTAGGAGAGGCTGAAGAAGCAGAAACGGGTGGGGCTGAATATGCAGAAATAGGCGGGGATGAGTATACAGAAACGGGCGTGGCTGAATATACAGAAATGGAAGAAGATGAGGATATTGAAACTTTTAAACCTGAATCTACTGAGTTGGGAGAAGCTGAGGATGCTGAAATGGGTGTGGCTAATGATGCACAGCTTGAAGATGCTAAGGATGTAGAAGAGTTGGGTGAAACGTCTCAAGATGGAGCCAAAGATGAAAGCTTCTTAGAAGGTTATGAGGAGGAGCAGAATGTCACTGAAGGAAAGGATGCAAATGCGGAAAGCAAAAATGAAGCAGAACAAGATCCAACTGTAGAGCAGGATGAAGCAAAGGAGCCTTCAG CTCAAGAAGATCCAACAGATGACAGTCCACAGAACCTGAAGAAACTTCAGAGAGTCTCTTTATACAAGAAAGGTTTGAAGCTCCGAGAGGAAGACGACAAGGTAGATGAGGCTCTTCAGAGCTTCCTTGCAGCTATAACGGGTCTTACAGAGAGTGAAGCATTCACAGATCTTCCACTATGTCTTCATGAG ATTTCCAATATCTACTTTGAGAAGAATGAAT ATGAGAAAGCCGTTCACTTTATACAAGCGGAGAAGATGTACTACGAGACAGCTCTCATTGACATCGTCAACCTGCAGAAGGAACTTG AAATCAAACGAGAGGAGAAAGGAGATGAGGGATCAGAAGATGTTGAGAGATTGAAGACAGAAGGACCTGACTCACCAGAAGTCATTAAAGCTAAGGAGTATGAAGACTTAGCCAAACTGTGCCTCAAAGAATCCAA aCCACAACTAGCCCTTGAGTACTGTGGCAag gcaACCAAAGCATACAGAGAATTGTACGGTGATGATCATCCCATCACTGTAGGCTCATTGGATCTTTTCACCATGATCTACGCAGATGTGGGCAAGAAGCTGTATACAG ATGCAATGGAAAAGTTTGGTGTGGAAGAAAAAGATCTCAAAGCGAAAGCAGCTGATAAATCTGAAGTGGAAGGCAGCGCTGAGGTATTAGCGGCTGGAGAAGAGACTACTAATGAACTCAGACAAAG ACATAAACCAGAAACACAGCAACCTGCAAGCGCCTCATCAGCTGAAGCAGTTAATCCAACAGAACAATCTGCAGAGACTGAGTTTGAACCAGCACCACCTCCCCAAGAGCAAG ATGACTGGGTCACAACTTGTCTCCTTATGTTGCTCTTCTTCCTCATCACGGTTCTTGTCATCCTCGTCATGTCTTACTTCTACTGCAAGGATAATGAACGTTCCTCACTCTGTCATGATCTCAAAGGGGACCTCAGCTACTGGTATATGAAGATTAAACATTACTACCTGGGTTCTGGAAGACGCTGA